A genomic window from Hyla sarda isolate aHylSar1 chromosome 8, aHylSar1.hap1, whole genome shotgun sequence includes:
- the ZNF804A gene encoding zinc finger protein 804A isoform X1: MECYYIVISSSHLSNGHFRNVKGVFRGPLTSNTTLDLSEKENSRGNALESLKANFYCELCDKQYYKHQEFDNHINSYDHAHKQRLKELKQREFSRNVASKLRRNERKQKKYLQRLHNLAEHKKESTCAPGSGPMFKSTTVTVHDHIHGSLQSTIVHTAEREKPQFASIANIHNSTNMASILLPSSESPQSDNLIQKDSEHKISFSFSFPKKTPVKLEASAAVFYEYNEDISSCHRLKKRSRFLPGSFSVQSSLPIDTLSCLNDEGGESVSSPGEPLPGKGDSAQDTDPKLLPEKELTSFLNSNVCHFKVPLEFEVQAQHVNSDSLIHSKQNDHKTDHDKLAIKCLNLEMPCLKTTDDDSKNDEPLLGNGELKTSNNISITESVSNLSVNEDRKIMQKNEELKRRLSNAFHPVQSKDGSKVLQWPSEMIKYTCTQPSISYSCNPLHFDFRSSKAINQKDQPFSQGSTFSENDPNTMLKLNCETVISKDNNDTIMSKMSNHMSKASGKLKCYSLICSIKEDQKHNISKYLLNNDFDYGKRKSNKKFHYTSRKGRKRKCTFNEPRIRYKQKCHINEEETESGLKNLGRQQVGSKDVFCSLKNLTFSHHLPHAASDHTERELLKRPTLKIKQKCEVWNIDQKRGFTKQIENELSKNTRSFNYQSKVLQLNHCSQNIAYSNTYCSWSSNKITSNHQNQETFLNHSYTFKRTRSTVIDEIELSFKRPRFCRSFSASQQVFIPEKNFSILCKPLHLKSAELNKKTNSTNRNKYCKLIKNKATFHKADIFLNENYYRLAKESLRAKEFLKKIVKIKKVVENKLDQLCKNLLAFKYNNKPLISSSIKDLSTEAEEMILPSIKDSKQDKDPLLFSSDVPQCQGQSTRWSIACNEVRNNDGQDKSGKRESQGTPLDEAHVTSRKYITEKLFSHATIPYQQTHSPGTYSKRLKYHQYAMYGPTLQPPPFPTRFKLIFPATAIQTCATIYPVPLESPLCSSSVPALPHHLTPPFQAGSFDSIKLIGPHQQFLCPQSQGISRTPFYQMTMEPSLCTGDAFGSSPQVPIIANTVLCHIPVPLPQPSHTTVFTPVHSQLPTLIPLHSLF; the protein is encoded by the exons AGGCTTAAAGAGCTGAAACAGAGGGAATTCTCTCGAAATGTAGCATCAAAACTAAGAAGGaatgaaagaaaacaaaaaaagtatcTTCAAAGGCTCCATAATCTGGCTGAACATAAGAAAGAATCCACATG TGCTCCAGGAAGTGGTCCAATGTTCAAATCAACAACAGTGACTGTTCACGATCATATTCATGGAAGTCTTCAAAGCACTATTGTCCACACTGCAGAAAGAGAAAAGCCCCAGTTTGCATCTATTGCAAATATTCATAACAGCACAAACATGGCATCTATACTTTTACCAAGTTCAGAGAGTCCACAAAGTGATAACCTGATTCAAAAAGATAGCGAACATAAAATAAGCTTTTCTTTCTCATTTCCAAAAAAGACCCCAGTTAAGCTTGAAGCCTCAGCTGCAGTATTCTATGAATACAATGAAGACATCTCAAGTTGTCATAGGTTGAAGAAAAGAAGTAGATTCTTACCGGGGTCATTCAGTGTTCAATCATCCTTACCAATAGATACACTGTCATGTCTAAATGATGAGGGTGGAGAATCTGTCTCGAGTCCTGGAGAACCATTGCCAGGAAAAGGAGATTCTGCCCAAGATACGGATCCGAAACTGTTGCCTGAAAAAGAGTTAACTAGTTTTCTAAACTCAAATGTTTGTCATTTCAAAGTGCCTTTAGAATTTGAGGTCCAAGCACAACATGTGAACTCAGACTCTCTCATTCACTCGAAACAAAATGACCACAAAACTGACCATGATAAACTGGCTATAAAATGCCTAAATTTGGAAATGCCTTGTCTGAAAACAACAGATGATGACAGTAAAAATGACGAACCATTACTGGGTAATGGAGAATTAAAAACTAGCAATAATATTAGTATCACGGAAAGTGTATCAAATTTATCAGTCAATGAAGATAgaaaaattatgcaaaaaaatGAGGAGCTCAAAAGGAGGTTAAGCAATGCCTTTCATCCAGTGCAAAGTAAAGATGGGTCAAAAGTTCTCCAATGGCCTTCTGAAATGATAAAATATACCTGCACACAACCATCAATCTCCTATAGTTGTAACCCACTACATTTTGATTTTCGGTCATCAAAAGCAATAAATCAAAAAGATCAACCATTTTCCCAGGGCAGCACCTTCTCTGAAAATGATCCAAATACAATGCTAAAATTAAATTGTGAAACAGTTATCTCCAAAGACAATAATGATACAATAATGTCAAAAATGTCAAACCACATGTCAAAGGCTTCGGGTAAACTGAAATGCTATAGcttaatctgcagcattaaagaAGATCAAAAGCACAATATCTCAAAATATCTTTTGAACAATGATTTTGATTATGGAAAGAGGAAGAGCAATAAGAAATTTCATTATACAAGTCGAAAAGGAAGAAAACGAAAATGTACATTCAACGAACCCAGAATTAGATATAAGCAAAAATGTCACATAAATGAAGAAGAAACTGAAAGTGGTTTAAAAAATTTAGGACGACAACAAGTCGGATCAAAAGATGTATTTTGCTcattaaaaaatttaacattttctcaTCATCTGCCACATGCTGCGAGTGACCACACTGAAAGAGAATTGTTAAAAAGACCGACGTTAAAGATCAAACAAAAATGTGAGGTTTGGAACATAGATCAGAAAAGAGGTTTCACCAAGCAAATAGAAAATGAACTGAGCAAGAACACAAGGTCTTTCAACTACCAATCAAAAGTCTTGCAACTAAATCATTGTTCTCAAAATATAGCTTATTCTAACACATATTGTAGCTGGAGTTCTAACAAAATAACCTCTAATCATCAAAATCAGGAAACCTTTCTAAACCATAGTTATACGTTCAAAAGAACACGTAGCACTGTCATAGATGAAATAGAATTGTCTTTTAAAAGGCCCAGGTTCTGCAGATCTTTCTCAGCTTCCCAACAGGTCTTTATTCCAGAGAAAAACTTTTCTATTTTGTGTAAACCTTTACACCTAAAAAGCGCAGAACTTAACAAGAAAACAAATAGCACCAACAGAAACAAATACTGCAAACTAATAAAAAATAAGGCCACTTTTCACAAAGCTGACATATTCCTTAATGAAAACTACTACAGATTAGCAAAAGAATCCCTTAGAGCGAAGGAGTTTCTCAAGAaaatagtgaaaataaaaaaagtggtgGAAAATAAGCTGGACCAGTTATGTAAAAATTTGCTAGCCTTCAAATATAATAATAAGCCTCTGATTTCCTCTTCCATTAAAGACCTTAGTACGGAAGCTGAGGAAATGATCTTACCATCAATAAAAGATAGTAAACAAGATAAAGATCCTCTTCTCTTTAGTAGTGACGTACCACAGTGCCAAGGACAGTCAACGCGTTGGTCCATAGCTTGTAATGAAGTGAGAAACAATGATGGTCAAGATAAATCAGGGAAGAGAGAAAGTCAAGGAACACCACTGGATGAAGCACATGTGACTTCCAGAAAATATATTACAGAGAAGCTCTTCTCACATGCCACTATTCCTTACCAACAAACTCATTCTCCAGGGACATACTCTAAGAGACTTAAGTATCATCAATATGCCATGTATGGCCCAACACTACAGCCCCCTCCCTTTCCCACAAGATTTAAACTGATATTTCCAGCCACAGCTATTCAGACTTGTGCCACCATATATCCAGTTCCTTTAGAGTCACCATTATGTTCTTCTTCTGTACCTGCCTTACCTCACCATCTAACCCCTCCCTTTCAAGCTGGCTCTTTTGACAGTATCAAACTCATAGGTCCTCATCAGCAATTTCTATGTCCACAAAGCCAAGGTATCTCTAGGACTCCGTTCTACCAAATGACAATGGAGCCCAGCTTATGTACTGGAGATGCGTTTGGTTCTTCACCACAAGTACCCATTATTGCAAATACTGTACTTTGTCACATTCCTGTGCCTCTTCCACAGCCTTCACATACAACAGTTTTTACACCAGTACACTCACAATTGCCAACTCTTATTCCTCTGCATTCTCTTTTTTAA
- the ZNF804A gene encoding zinc finger protein 804A isoform X2: MFKSTTVTVHDHIHGSLQSTIVHTAEREKPQFASIANIHNSTNMASILLPSSESPQSDNLIQKDSEHKISFSFSFPKKTPVKLEASAAVFYEYNEDISSCHRLKKRSRFLPGSFSVQSSLPIDTLSCLNDEGGESVSSPGEPLPGKGDSAQDTDPKLLPEKELTSFLNSNVCHFKVPLEFEVQAQHVNSDSLIHSKQNDHKTDHDKLAIKCLNLEMPCLKTTDDDSKNDEPLLGNGELKTSNNISITESVSNLSVNEDRKIMQKNEELKRRLSNAFHPVQSKDGSKVLQWPSEMIKYTCTQPSISYSCNPLHFDFRSSKAINQKDQPFSQGSTFSENDPNTMLKLNCETVISKDNNDTIMSKMSNHMSKASGKLKCYSLICSIKEDQKHNISKYLLNNDFDYGKRKSNKKFHYTSRKGRKRKCTFNEPRIRYKQKCHINEEETESGLKNLGRQQVGSKDVFCSLKNLTFSHHLPHAASDHTERELLKRPTLKIKQKCEVWNIDQKRGFTKQIENELSKNTRSFNYQSKVLQLNHCSQNIAYSNTYCSWSSNKITSNHQNQETFLNHSYTFKRTRSTVIDEIELSFKRPRFCRSFSASQQVFIPEKNFSILCKPLHLKSAELNKKTNSTNRNKYCKLIKNKATFHKADIFLNENYYRLAKESLRAKEFLKKIVKIKKVVENKLDQLCKNLLAFKYNNKPLISSSIKDLSTEAEEMILPSIKDSKQDKDPLLFSSDVPQCQGQSTRWSIACNEVRNNDGQDKSGKRESQGTPLDEAHVTSRKYITEKLFSHATIPYQQTHSPGTYSKRLKYHQYAMYGPTLQPPPFPTRFKLIFPATAIQTCATIYPVPLESPLCSSSVPALPHHLTPPFQAGSFDSIKLIGPHQQFLCPQSQGISRTPFYQMTMEPSLCTGDAFGSSPQVPIIANTVLCHIPVPLPQPSHTTVFTPVHSQLPTLIPLHSLF, translated from the coding sequence ATGTTCAAATCAACAACAGTGACTGTTCACGATCATATTCATGGAAGTCTTCAAAGCACTATTGTCCACACTGCAGAAAGAGAAAAGCCCCAGTTTGCATCTATTGCAAATATTCATAACAGCACAAACATGGCATCTATACTTTTACCAAGTTCAGAGAGTCCACAAAGTGATAACCTGATTCAAAAAGATAGCGAACATAAAATAAGCTTTTCTTTCTCATTTCCAAAAAAGACCCCAGTTAAGCTTGAAGCCTCAGCTGCAGTATTCTATGAATACAATGAAGACATCTCAAGTTGTCATAGGTTGAAGAAAAGAAGTAGATTCTTACCGGGGTCATTCAGTGTTCAATCATCCTTACCAATAGATACACTGTCATGTCTAAATGATGAGGGTGGAGAATCTGTCTCGAGTCCTGGAGAACCATTGCCAGGAAAAGGAGATTCTGCCCAAGATACGGATCCGAAACTGTTGCCTGAAAAAGAGTTAACTAGTTTTCTAAACTCAAATGTTTGTCATTTCAAAGTGCCTTTAGAATTTGAGGTCCAAGCACAACATGTGAACTCAGACTCTCTCATTCACTCGAAACAAAATGACCACAAAACTGACCATGATAAACTGGCTATAAAATGCCTAAATTTGGAAATGCCTTGTCTGAAAACAACAGATGATGACAGTAAAAATGACGAACCATTACTGGGTAATGGAGAATTAAAAACTAGCAATAATATTAGTATCACGGAAAGTGTATCAAATTTATCAGTCAATGAAGATAgaaaaattatgcaaaaaaatGAGGAGCTCAAAAGGAGGTTAAGCAATGCCTTTCATCCAGTGCAAAGTAAAGATGGGTCAAAAGTTCTCCAATGGCCTTCTGAAATGATAAAATATACCTGCACACAACCATCAATCTCCTATAGTTGTAACCCACTACATTTTGATTTTCGGTCATCAAAAGCAATAAATCAAAAAGATCAACCATTTTCCCAGGGCAGCACCTTCTCTGAAAATGATCCAAATACAATGCTAAAATTAAATTGTGAAACAGTTATCTCCAAAGACAATAATGATACAATAATGTCAAAAATGTCAAACCACATGTCAAAGGCTTCGGGTAAACTGAAATGCTATAGcttaatctgcagcattaaagaAGATCAAAAGCACAATATCTCAAAATATCTTTTGAACAATGATTTTGATTATGGAAAGAGGAAGAGCAATAAGAAATTTCATTATACAAGTCGAAAAGGAAGAAAACGAAAATGTACATTCAACGAACCCAGAATTAGATATAAGCAAAAATGTCACATAAATGAAGAAGAAACTGAAAGTGGTTTAAAAAATTTAGGACGACAACAAGTCGGATCAAAAGATGTATTTTGCTcattaaaaaatttaacattttctcaTCATCTGCCACATGCTGCGAGTGACCACACTGAAAGAGAATTGTTAAAAAGACCGACGTTAAAGATCAAACAAAAATGTGAGGTTTGGAACATAGATCAGAAAAGAGGTTTCACCAAGCAAATAGAAAATGAACTGAGCAAGAACACAAGGTCTTTCAACTACCAATCAAAAGTCTTGCAACTAAATCATTGTTCTCAAAATATAGCTTATTCTAACACATATTGTAGCTGGAGTTCTAACAAAATAACCTCTAATCATCAAAATCAGGAAACCTTTCTAAACCATAGTTATACGTTCAAAAGAACACGTAGCACTGTCATAGATGAAATAGAATTGTCTTTTAAAAGGCCCAGGTTCTGCAGATCTTTCTCAGCTTCCCAACAGGTCTTTATTCCAGAGAAAAACTTTTCTATTTTGTGTAAACCTTTACACCTAAAAAGCGCAGAACTTAACAAGAAAACAAATAGCACCAACAGAAACAAATACTGCAAACTAATAAAAAATAAGGCCACTTTTCACAAAGCTGACATATTCCTTAATGAAAACTACTACAGATTAGCAAAAGAATCCCTTAGAGCGAAGGAGTTTCTCAAGAaaatagtgaaaataaaaaaagtggtgGAAAATAAGCTGGACCAGTTATGTAAAAATTTGCTAGCCTTCAAATATAATAATAAGCCTCTGATTTCCTCTTCCATTAAAGACCTTAGTACGGAAGCTGAGGAAATGATCTTACCATCAATAAAAGATAGTAAACAAGATAAAGATCCTCTTCTCTTTAGTAGTGACGTACCACAGTGCCAAGGACAGTCAACGCGTTGGTCCATAGCTTGTAATGAAGTGAGAAACAATGATGGTCAAGATAAATCAGGGAAGAGAGAAAGTCAAGGAACACCACTGGATGAAGCACATGTGACTTCCAGAAAATATATTACAGAGAAGCTCTTCTCACATGCCACTATTCCTTACCAACAAACTCATTCTCCAGGGACATACTCTAAGAGACTTAAGTATCATCAATATGCCATGTATGGCCCAACACTACAGCCCCCTCCCTTTCCCACAAGATTTAAACTGATATTTCCAGCCACAGCTATTCAGACTTGTGCCACCATATATCCAGTTCCTTTAGAGTCACCATTATGTTCTTCTTCTGTACCTGCCTTACCTCACCATCTAACCCCTCCCTTTCAAGCTGGCTCTTTTGACAGTATCAAACTCATAGGTCCTCATCAGCAATTTCTATGTCCACAAAGCCAAGGTATCTCTAGGACTCCGTTCTACCAAATGACAATGGAGCCCAGCTTATGTACTGGAGATGCGTTTGGTTCTTCACCACAAGTACCCATTATTGCAAATACTGTACTTTGTCACATTCCTGTGCCTCTTCCACAGCCTTCACATACAACAGTTTTTACACCAGTACACTCACAATTGCCAACTCTTATTCCTCTGCATTCTCTTTTTTAA